A segment of the Biomphalaria glabrata chromosome 18, xgBioGlab47.1, whole genome shotgun sequence genome:
ACGCTGGAGCGTATCTTCTAAATTCTGCAGATTGCTTGAAAGTTTTTGATCGGTCGTAGTTATGAGCAGTTCCATGGCTTTTAaatccttgttttgttttgcttggtTTTCCGAGTcactattttcattttctcgtCTGATAGTACCTGTTTTGATTGCTGTCCTGATTGACGACACGATTTCTTCTAAACTTTCAACCCTTGATTGTAAATTCACAAAATTTTTGTAGTCTGAAATATTTcaaggatttaaaaaatttaagcaAATTGTAGGTCATTTTTCAGGACAAATTGTCGACTCTAAAGATTGTCAAGAATGATATGGGAAAATATCCCTCTTGCCAACTATTTTATACAAAAGCTATATGAGACTAAGCTTAGAGGAACCCGAAAGCTGGAGGGTGAAtcctggacgctgatctcaaacaTGTCTCTACCGACTATAAATTCAACAGTAGgctatatcgctgagaaaagaattactagtttgttggccacatggggaaaactcttgtttgaccgttataatttttcaaagtaaaaataaataagtgtaaatttggctagagaactagatttagatctagatcaaacatCGGTTTTGAATTACTATCGCTTTCTTTAAAGAACTATCgttttcgggaatttccgaatgtaaggcattattgattcaagagatcaataagttaaataaattttcaagaaatGTGTGCACACCGTCTTTAAAggctagatctaaaggcctattattgaaatattataaagtgtagtagagctatacattcgcttaaccaggagtCTTTCTTGGAGGATTGGGGAGGGTGGTGTTAAAAAAAGGctccatttatttttaatttaaaactcattagttattaagaggaAAACAATCTCTCTCTTATAACTTGTATGTTTTTAACTTTATGTTTTTCTCTTATTATCTGTTATTATAATATTTGCGACCCtcgaggcagatcatgtactggtctttgtttctttggccgattgttaacgagggtgtcaagaggccagcacaacgaccaactgcttttGACTTTCCAAACTAATGTTTGGTAACAATAAGAGTTGATTGGGGCGTCCGAAATTCAAATTCGAAATtataagccaagcgctttgcaaCTCAGTCATCACCCTTCCTCGTTATATGCGAAATCTACACAAAGTACACACAGCTACTATATTGCTAGTCCATATTCGAACCTGTGAGTGTGACTAAATATGCCTCGGCAAAagtggctaagacggattttgtgagtcagttacagagatcggatcacaaacaaagaaatcctatgccgaactgggagacGACCATTTAAtgagattgtgacagagcgtcgcataagTTCCGACAGAATGAATGACAGAATGAAtgacgcacaccaagagttgctaTGACATGGAGGACAacacgaggaaagcgcaaacatggacgtcctcgtataacttggcaccacactttcatgggggacctcagaacagtggcaccaggtgggaagaagcTTTAGACGTTGCCAGTGGCAGATCTtaatggagacagcttgccgcccaatgcgccgaacggcgaggAATGATCTAATTCTAAGTTAGAGTTTTAATTGCATACATGCAAACAATTAGGTCTTGTAAATTTAAATTGTTAGAAAAacattgtatacatttttaaaaacgaTTATTCTTCTATATTTACTTGTTTTGTCTGACAGTGTCTCAGCTGCATTCCTTGAACTGTTTGGTTCTTGGTTATCTTTGAGAAAAGGTAACAAGAAAAAATTAGTTTTCAGAAATAATATGCTTCGAGATAAAGACCTATAAGaaatcataaataaatattacaaaaaaaaaaaatccctttcaTTGCGTAAAATCgaaaacacacgcacacaatgACGGCAATTGAGACTgcacaataataatattaagcTTGTTAGTACTCTGTTACCAGATATCTCATCATCTTATTCAACATTAGTTAATTAAGAgacatttaaaatttagtttgagATTGTAAGGTCCCCTAATTAACGAAATCTTGCATTGCATACATACAGATCCACTTAGCAATATCATTCAGTGGTTTTATTGAAGCCTTCGAGGGTGGGTAGAGGCCACAgaaaacaatacaaataaaaacacttgtCCATCTACCTCAATTCGGCCCTGGCTATCGTGCATCATTAATTGAGTCGTTTGAGAGTTGCTCTTCCTCCACAGATTTCAGGACATgtgatatattataataatactatatataGACAGTAAATCAAAGTGCCCTGACATTTAGTCATAAATAAACACCTTATTACTTTAGGGCTTCACATACTTGACAGAGTTGCCTGTTTGTCTGTTATAAAAATAACTGCCCTCTGTGCCAGCTGCGCTATTTCCACAAATGTTGTGCTCGGTGTGGAGTTGTGTATCCAAGTCTCAATCTCATGAATGATCTATAAAGAAAGTAGGCATAAAATATCTAACGTTGAGATATGTTCGTATTAACTATTCACACGTAGACTAAGAATACACTTAATAACGGAAAGCATAACCTCCTTATAAACGTTTCAGAAAAGCTTTAGTGagaaaatataaaaggaaacgTCTGAGTCCTACTTCTGACACCCGaacattattactattattatcacTGCTTTtgtatagcactactttcatgcgaAAGGCTAAAATACTACTATAGCATGCTCTGTACTGTCTGGTGTTCTATACTATTAAAGTATGTTCAGCGCACACTagtccaaacttttttttgatTATGTGAGGGATGTGTGGGGAATATATGTGGGGGATATGTGGGGAATATATGTGAAGGATATATGTGGGGAATATATGTGGGGGATATGTGGGAAATATATGTGGGGAACATATGTGGGGATATATGTGGGGATATGTGGGAAATATATGTGGGGGATATGTGGGGAACATATATGGAGGATATGTGGGGAATATATGTGGGGGATATGTGGGAAATATATGTGGGGAATATAAGTGTGGGGGGAATATATGTGGGGGATATGTGGGGAAGGGGTATCTGAAAGAAGCAGCTTCCATAATGCCTTTAGATActtagcaaacacaactcagatcAAAGTTAAAATCTCTTTATCGAGATTCGAACTGAAACCCCGTAATTATGCATCCAAGTGGTTTATACCAATCAGTtagacatatttaaaaaaaaagtaatgttcccTTTCCAGACCCTGCGTTCTATAGGGCATATGTTGtatgggtcatctgtttctgtgacccacggttaactagggtgtcatgtggccagcacaacgaccaaccgcctttactttctccaactaaatcATGTTCCCATtcgagctgtgtggactcattggcacccaaagatcccgaaattaaaaaaaaaaacagtattcaccaggattcaccaggattcgaaccaggggcttacagttcggaagccaagcgccctgccgctcagccaccgcgcctccgttaGACATGTTGTAATTGGTTTTTTACGTCACAATTCTCTAAGTGCCTCTTAATGCTACCTCAGCAATAAGGGAATTAGAATATAATGCTACCTCAGCAATAAGGGAATTAGAATATAATGCTACCTCAGCAATAAGGGAATTAGAATATAATGCTACCTCAGCAATAAGGGAATTAGAATATAGATGATTGCAATTATACTTATTGATTGAGCAATCAGaactatttgttttacaaaggttatattaactcgctctgtctgtctgtctgctaaaaagtttgtacacgttatttcttccacacccaatctcgaatcaggctgaaatttgcacaattatttcttttcctgacaaaacaaaaattagttttaaagaaataaccaattactttattgactatttttaatcaattattttattttgtatcggGAAAGAAACTGTACGAAACTTGAATTAGTTCCCATTATACTTTATAGAAAAACTAGTTCGCcgctataaaaccttctattttcatatgcATAAGCgcttccctggcacagtggttagtgtgttggcttgagccctcgagttcgaattcagggctttcaagaatttttttaattaatgcttttaaaaagcgatcacggtaacattcagtCAGATTGCCCATCCTCTCTCCCCAATCACTTTTCCAATTGGTTCAGAAAAGTGATAAAATCGTATCGTATTAAGAAAGCTTAAAGcataaaattgcgctaaacaaaaacaatcggtaaaaatatttctaatcgcacagatttattaggCCTTTTGTTAGTTTAGCTATATTACAAATGTTATTACATGACTGTTgctaattaattgatacaactacgcttaatataatctttgttgtctgtttgtttttttaagtattgttatattttttgtcttttttttataattatgttgATGAacgcatttattaaaaattttaatcaaGACGAAAGCTTCGCATAGGAGCAAAAACGCTCACAAAATATCTTGAGGAAGAAACTTAACTCTTCCGTAGTCTACATACATACGCAGGcacagacaaacacacacatacatacaatgtCTTATATCCTGTTTAAGTTAAGTACCCTCCTTTTAGACATTGAACTctacaggtcatctgtttctatggccaacggttaatgagggtgccatgtggctagcacaacgaccaaccccatttactttccccaactctaTTTAATACGAGTAACCTACCTTGTTGGTATAGTCCGCGAGTCCAGACGTCCAGTCACTCTGTGCTTGTCTTAGGAAACTTATCTGCTGTGCCATGTATTGGCACTGTGCTTCTTTACTGTCTAAAGACATCTTTATGCActtaaataaaaccaaaaaatattATGATCAGGAAATAATATAACTAGTTATAAGAAGTGGGATAAAATCAGTACACTATCAGTAGTAGGCCTAGTATAATGTTCAAAACCTttgtaagttttattttaatcaaaGACGGTGTACAATTAAAAACTGATCGTGCATGCTCGCATATTTGAGACAGTGAGTTATGATTCACGAGGTCCTACTGGTGTAAACCAATGAGCAATTGTAAATGATGCATGTATAAGTTGTACTTGATGCATTTCCAAAGTACCTTGATAATCCTAGATGCTTGTGTATCTTGTAATGTGTATTACTGATGCGAATTGTATTACTAAGACACATTATCACGTCACATCAATTATTACACAACGAACAGGATCCATGCACAGTAATTAAGTTCACTCGAGATGAAAAAGAATAACGAATTTTAAtgcagaatgggccacagtcgagtcagtCACTAGACCGATGTTATCCCTTCCAGAGCCTAGCGGTAACTGTCCTGAAAGTCTACAATACCAATGTCTAACACAATGCCTATGTTGTCACTAaaaaatgtcgcgttcaaagtcagTCTACTAATGTAAGTTCCCAAACTAAACAAAGTGTCTAACACAATCTACCAACCTCACCTTCACACATCCCTTAGCCTGTacgaccgttggggcaccacacaagatctgttgaccgtctttctccattcctctctgtcttttggcTTGGATAAGAATTTCTTTCAacgacaggcctgtccattcttttgtgttgtcttcccatcgtttttttttagcctgcctcttctttttcctggtactgttcactgcaggaaagtctttgcgagccctgagaaccttgtgatatggctTAAGAGTTTAAATTTGTGTCCAATCGCTGTATAAATggcaatggcaatgtcttcgattcagaaagattaaggatgagtccagtgtttcacatgactatgcagacCCTGTTTCGACCTGAATATTTTCCCGCAACTCGTGCACATAAAGCCGATATCCGCTGGCGgtctattttagttttctttccgtcttctgtgcctgtcttGAATTAGGGCTTTCCTTTGAGTCTCAAATATGTGTTCATCAGCCTTTGTGATAGCCTCTTCAACTGTCTTTTTTCaaaggccatctgctgccagctgtATCAATCCTGTCTTTAATCTCatcatttgtgatgcggtctttgtaagtgatacctaggattcttctgtagcatcttaggtccattgctaggatccttctgtagcatcttaggtccattgctaggattcttctgtagcatctttggtccattgctaggatccttctgtagcatcttaggtccattgctaggatccttctgtagcatcttaggtCCATTACTAGGattcttctgtagcatcttaggtccattgctaggatccttctgtagcatcttaggtccgttgctaggatccttctgtagcatcttaggtccattgctaggatccttctgtagcatcttaggtccattgctaggatccttctgtagcatcttaggtccattgctaggatccttctgtagcatcttaggtccattgctaggatccttctgtagcatcttaggtccattgctaggatccttctgtagcatcttaggtCCATTGATAGGAtacttctgtagcatcttaggtccattgctaggatccttctgtagcatcttatgtccactgctaggatccttctgtagcatcttaggtccattgctaggatccttctgtagcatcttaggtccattgctaggatccttctgtagcatcttaggtccattgctaggatcatcCTCTCTCAACAGAGATTTCTCATCATGGTTTTATGTTAACGTGACggaaattgactttttttttaactctttcactccgtaattatttaccacattctggtggaatcaacgctggtatcgtcagttaggagagaaagggttaagcACAAGCACTAAATACTTTTCTCAGAGAAGTGtcgtcaaaaacaaaaatatagatTTACCTTTCATTAGGTGTGATGTGTTGGTTTAAGGAAGTGCCTTTTACGTCGGTCATACCTAAATCAAGGCGCCACTTGATTTCATTATCCAAATTAACGTTCTTTTGTAGGGTAGAGTATTTTTCTTGTAAAATATTATATCTGTAACtgtaaaaagtgtgtgtgtgtgtgtgagagagagagagagagagagagagagagagagagagagaaagaaatatagtACATATTTATGCCAAAGTAGTTTTTctgttatttaaagttttactgACGGTAACAACATCAATTATCGAGCTTTGAAacaatgcagtttttttttttatgggaaacctaagaattttttaaaggttatgtaaggtacaaaaaataatagaatTTAAGAATTTTTATTACTCGtctaaaatgctttagaaagtTATTTAGGTTTTTGAGTTTGTACataaaatcaatatttattaGTATAAATAAGTGCATAGGACATTTTCATAaagaactataaatagctaccTTCCCGTGTACAACAGGAAGAAAGAGTTGATAAGTTATTTTAGCCATTTGATAAATTTTCGTACAACTTTTTAACCTTATAGAATAGAAATGTGTAAGATATTCCGATTGTAACACACACTTAATTTCAACTTAAGGAAATATTATTCTCTATGACTACAAAATTGCTTAAAACAACAATTGGGCAATGAAACTAGGAGATTCTCACGAAAAACTACATAATCAGAAGGAATTAAACAGGGGCGtggctaggaattttccatagTTTGGGGGCTCGGGGGGGACTTGACctctctggggggggggggggctgcattttgcgtaatatttaattcttaatgtaaaaaacactcaaattctcccccctccctcctccccccaaccctagctacgccactggatataTGCCAACTCAATCAAAAAagaatcttattttatattagtTATCCATTTGTTCTGAACTATGTTTCAAGCCGTAGAGTGAGAGTCTAATATCTCTCCTGTACATTGAATTGATTGTCAGCTACATATGGAAGAGCTTTTAGACATTTTGATAGTGCTTTGCTAGAAATTGCACTAGTATccaacacataaaaaaaaaaaaaaaaaaaaaaacacttccaTCATTTTGTACACAGGATACACCGAAAAAACgaaatatttatagtttttttttttccgccatTTATGAAAGTCCCCAATAGAAAAAGCATAAGTGCTAACCGTTtaatgcagtgatgcccaaaatacggcccgcgggccagatccggcccgcgacctgattccatccggcccgccgaaaagtCGACATAAAGTGCAGAAATGTATCTTGACCTACACTCTGGCCCTCACTTTTTATCTGATTGGTTGCTATCATgtcatttgttgttttatgaaatgggactctgtatgtaaaatctaccagaaaaagtgaacttctcttttttttttttttttgaaacatgataataagcttacatatttgttttatacagaaAGTTTAGCTATTTAAAAACACACCATAAAATCGGCATTGTGAAACAAATATTCCGGCATTCTTGTTAAAAAAAGGGATAAACTTCAAATGTGCTATTAatgaatgtaagtactagatacactggtttctaatcaaatactttcaggtcaatttcatttctttttttactttttgtggcCCGCGACgcgagtgtcggaaataaaatggcccgcaggtcgaattaggttgggcatcactggtttaatgCATTAGTATATGTAGGGAATCTTAGGTTGAGGCTGAGAGAAAGACACATTTCGAAAGCTAAAGAAACACAACTGTGTCTTGTATGCTCAGAAAGGGCAAGAGATGAAAACCCCATGCTGTGCATATATCAGTAGGTACACTTCTAGAGTCGCACATCCTCGATTAAGACTAGATGTAATTAAAACGGT
Coding sequences within it:
- the LOC106078272 gene encoding uncharacterized protein LOC106078272 isoform X1, whose amino-acid sequence is MSLDSKEAQCQYMAQQISFLRQAQSDWTSGLADYTNKIIHEIETWIHNSTPSTTFVEIAQLAQRAVIFITDKQATLSNNQEPNSSRNAAETLSDKTNYKNFVNLQSRVESLEEIVSSIRTAIKTGTIRRENENSDSENQAKQNKDLKAMELLITTTDQKLSSNLQNLEDTLQRQNTQLSSQLERLESDFSQYKCKELKDGQDHWTKLTNLETKYTLLNQLMLKKITSLEHLKNCLNLKLGQKEDCQNQVKFDQLKTDFDTVSRSVSELKSAHDALSTKIAETWPPHPHMPPPFMPPPPPHPFHHDHHHRRHHHRHC
- the LOC106078272 gene encoding uncharacterized protein LOC106078272 isoform X2, which encodes MSLDSKEAQCQYMAQQISFLRQAQSDWTSGLADYTNKIIHEIETWIHNSTPSTTFVEIAQLAQRAVIFITDKQATLSNNQEPNSSRNAAETLSDKTNYKNFVNLQSRVESLEEIVSSIRTAIKTGTIRRENENSDSENQAKQNKDLKAMELLITTTDQKLSSNLQNLEDTLQRQNTQLSSQLERLESDFSQYKCKELKDGQDHWTKLTNLETKYTLLNQLMLKKITSLEHLKNCLNLKLGQKEDCQNQFDQLKTDFDTVSRSVSELKSAHDALSTKIAETWPPHPHMPPPFMPPPPPHPFHHDHHHRRHHHRHC